The Huiozyma naganishii CBS 8797 chromosome 1, complete genome genome window below encodes:
- the MCA1 gene encoding Ca(2+)-dependent cysteine protease MCA1 (similar to Saccharomyces cerevisiae MCA1 (YOR197W); ancestral locus Anc_8.608) — MFPGNGRYTYGQNSNQGYQRPGAPPPPGGYYGNNGGSSYSRPQGNSPSGYRQGGYDRPSAPPPISQNNPPQSMNPEYSGAPGGYAQPSYLQAPPQATQSFNVQDSNQAYSYSQCTGQRKALIIGINYIGSKNQLRGCINDAHNIFDFLTSRYGYSRDDIVMLTDDQQNMVCVPTRANMIRAMNWLVKDARPNDSLFFHYSGHGGLTKDLDGDEESGFDSVIYPVDFESAGQIIDDEMHDIMVRPLSQGVRLTALFDSCHSGSVLDLPYTYSTKGVVKEPNMWKNVGSGGLQAAMAYASGNRTALFSSLGSIASTVKGSVGNNVDRDRVRQIKFSQADVIMFSGSKDDQTSADAVEDGKNIGAMSWAFIRALSNQPQQSYLSLLQNMRQELITKYSQKPQLSASHPIDVNLQFIF; from the coding sequence ATGTTCCCCGGTAACGGCAGGTACACTTACGGTCAGAACAGCAACCAGGGGTATCAAAGGCCTGGTGCCCCACCTCCACCTGGGGGTTACTACGGCAACAATGGTGGATCCTCTTATTCGAGGCCACAGGGGAATTCGCCCTCCGGTTATAGACAGGGCGGATACGATAGGCCATCAGCTCCCCCACCGATATCCCAGAACAACCCGCCTCAGAGTATGAATCCAGAGTACAGCGGTGCCCCCGGTGGGTATGCGCAACCTTCGTACTTGCAGGCACCACCTCAAGCAACACAGTCTTTCAACGTCCAGGATTCGAACCAGGCGTACAGCTACTCGCAGTGTACTGGACAGCGGAAGGCGCTGATTATCGGGATCAATTACATTGGGTCGAAGAACCAGTTACGTGGGTGTATCAACGATGCACACAACATCTTTGATTTCTTGACTTCAAGGTACGGATACTCTCGTGACGACATTGTGATGCTGACGGATGATCAACAGAACATGGTTTGTGTGCCAACGAGGGCCAATATGATTAGGGCCATGAACTGGCTTGTCAAAGATGCTAGACCTAACGACTCGCTGTTCTTCCATTATTCTGGACACGGTGGGTTAACAAAGGATCTGGACGGCGATGAGGAGAGTGGGTTCGACTCTGTCATCTATCCTGtcgactttgaaagtgcCGGTCAGATCATAGACGATGAAATGCACGACATCATGGTGAGACCATTGAGCCAAGGTGTGCGTCTGACCGCATTGTTCGACTCTTGCCATTCTGGGTCAGTTTTGGACTTGCCCTACACATACTCCACAAAAGGTGTGGTTAAGGAACCAAATATGTGGAAGAATGTTGGTTCAGGTGGTCTTCAAGCGGCCATGGCGTATGCCTCGGGGAACAGAACCGCACTGTTCAGTTCGCTCGGGAGTATTGCGTCAACGGTTAAGGGGTCCGTGGGTAACAACGTGGATAGGGACAGAGTTAGGCAGATCAAGTTCTCTCAAGCTGATGTTATTATGTTTTCCGGTTCGAAAGACGACCAAACTTCCGCCGATGCGGTTGAGGACGGCAAGAATATAGGGGCAATGTCGTGGGCCTTCATCCGGGCCTTAAGTAATCAACCACAACAGTCGTACCTTTCCCTTTTACAAAATATGAGACAAGAGTTGATCACTAAGTACTCGCAGAAACCTCAGCTCTCGGCATCCCATCCTATCGATGTCAATTTACAGTTTATCTTTTAA
- the LIP5 gene encoding lipoate synthase (similar to Saccharomyces cerevisiae LIP5 (YOR196C); ancestral locus Anc_8.606), with protein MLGQKVFSTVRCSAVLRISPGRFISNETPKATTATFPVKKPSGRRRITEFKDSINVGPSFQDFLTGNAATFTYDPLQKARQYAKESTEKLPSWLKVPIPKGFNYNKLHSDVKDLNRALSAKRPKLPQYRRVLGRKDKSKATATIMLLGDTCTRGCRFCSVKTDRNPKKPDPMEPENTAEAINRWGLGYVVLTTVDRDDLIDGGAHHLAETVKKIKQKSKGKTLVEALTGDFRGDMEMVDVMARCGLDVYAHNMETVEELTPHVRDRRATYQQSLSVLKRAKETVPTLITKTSLMLGFGETEEQVLRTLKDLRAVGCDVVTFGQYMRPTKRHMKVVEYVHPDKFDYWKKVALDLGFLYCASGPLVRSSYKAGESFIENVLKKRQSPAT; from the coding sequence ATGCTAGGACAGAAAGTTTTCAGTACCGTTAGATGCAGCGCTGTGCTGCGAATCTCGCCAGGGAGGTTTATATCGAATGAGACGCCAAAGGCAACAACTGCCACTTTCCCCGTGAAGAAACCTTCCGGTAGAAGACGAATTACAGAATTTAAGGATTCCATAAACGTTGGTCCTTCGTTCCAGGATTTTCTGACCGGTAATGCGGCGACCTTCACATATGATCCATTACAGAAGGCAAGACAATACGCTAAAGAGTCAACCGAAAAACTTCCCTCGTGGTTGAAAGTCCCCATTCCTAAGGGGTTTAATTACAACAAACTGCATTCAGATgtcaaggacttgaacCGAGCACTGTCTGCCAAGAGGCCCAAATTGCCCCAATATAGGCGAGTGTTGGGGAGGAAGGACAAATCGAAGGCCACGGCTACTATCATGCTGCTAGGCGATACGTGTACTAGGGGCTGCAGATTCTGCTCAGTGAAGACAGACAGAAACCCCAAAAAACCAGATCCCATGGAGCCTGAAAATACTGCTGAAGCGATCAATAGGTGGGGGTTAGGATACGTCGTATTGACTACTGTGGATAGAGACGACCTGATTGACGGGGGTGCCCATCACTTGGCAGAAACTGTGAAAAAGATTAAGCAGAAATCCAAGGGCAAGACCCTTGTTGAGGCACTGACCGGTGATTTTAGAGGAGACATGGAAATGGTTGATGTGATGGCGCGCTGCGGGTTGGACGTTTATGCTCATAACATGGAGACCGTTGAGGAACTGACCCCACATGTTAGAGATAGAAGAGCCACGTATCAACAGTCTTTGAGTGTTTTGAAGCGCGCGAAAGAAACGGTTCCGACTCTGATTACCAAGACTTCCTTAATGTTAGGATTTGGGGAAACGGAGGAACAAGTACTAAGAACATTAAAGGATTTGAGGGCAGTTGGTTGTGATGTGGTCACTTTTGGACAATACATGAGGCCAACAAAGAGACACATGAAAGTGGTTGAGTATGTGCATCCGGACAAGTTCGATTACTGGAAAAAAGTAGCGTTAGACTTGGGATTTTTGTATTGTGCATCTGGCCCCTTGGTCAGATCATCATACAAGGCTGGAGAATCATTCATCGAAAATGTACTAAAGAAAAGACAGAGTCCTGCTACTTAA
- the DED1 gene encoding DEAD-box ATP-dependent RNA helicase DED1 (similar to Saccharomyces cerevisiae DED1 (YOR204W) and DBP1 (YPL119C); ancestral locus Anc_8.614) produces MQGLAIGQTDGNANSNAQEHGYVPPHLRNRSRGPSPAAGNGAPAPSRGGNGGGFFGFSDRRNGGGGDGDRGGFFSNNGSRGGARGGAGGAGRGRWVGGKHVPGASNKRIELQLFGEADDPAFQSSGINFDSYDDIPVEATGENVPEPITEFTAPPLDDLLMENVKLARFTKPTPVQKYSIPIISIGRDLMACAQTGSGKTGGFLFPVLSESFKVGPSVVQGNEGYSYQRKAYPTAVIMAPTRELATQIFDEAKKFCYRSWVNPCVVYGGAPIGNQLREMDRGCDLLVATPGRLSDMIERGKISLSNVKYLVLDEADRMLDMGFEIQIRQIVEGCDMPPSSERQTLMFSATFPADIQHLARDFLRPDYIFLSVGKVGSTSENITQRVMYVESMDKKSALLDLLASSEPGLTLIFVETKRMADQLTDFLIMQNLRATAIHGDRTQSERERALAAFKSGRANILVATAVAARGLDIPNVTHVINYDLPGDIDDYVHRIGRTGRAGNTGLATAFFNRDNGNIVKGLIEVLSEANQDVPQFLNDASRDSGRSGSNRSRGGFSRNNSNRDFRSQRGGSSWGGSRGGSGSSWGGSERSSGGWGNSSGGNSSGWW; encoded by the coding sequence ATGCAAGGTTTGGCTATTGGTCAGACTGATGGCAACGCCAACAGCAACGCCCAAGAACATGGGTACGTCCCACCTCATTTGAGGAACAGATCGAGAGGTCCAAGCCCTGCTGCTGGCAACGGTGCTCCAGCGCCAAGCCGTGGTGGTAACGGTGGCGGTTTCTTTGGCTTTAGCGACAGACGCaacggtggtggtggcgACGGCGACAGAGGCGGCtttttcagcaacaacGGCAGCAGAGGCGGTGCCCGCGGTGGTGCTGGCGGTGCCGGGAGAGGCAGATGGGTTGGTGGGAAGCATGTTCCAGGTGCCTCCAACAAGAGAATCGAGTTGCAACTGTTTGGTGAAGCTGACGATCCAGCTTTCCAATCTTCCGGTATCAACTTTGACAGTTACGATGACATCCCAGTGGAGGCCACTGGTGAGAACGTTCCTGAACCCATCACTGAGTTCACTGCTCCACCACTAGACGACTTGCTGATGGAGAACGTGAAGTTGGCTAGGTTCACCAAGCCCACTCCTGTCCAAAAGTACTCCATCCCAATCATTTCCATCGGTAGAGATTTGATGGCCTGTGCCCAGACTGGTTCCGGTAAGACTGGTGGGTTTTTGTTCCCAGTCTTGTCCGAGTCCTTCAAAGTCGGTCCAAGTGTCGTTCAAGGTAACGAGGGCTACTCGTACCAAAGAAAGGCGTACCCAACAGCCGTAATCATGGCCCCAACGAGAGAGTTGGCCACCCAGATTTTTGACGAGGCCAAGAAGTTCTGTTACAGATCGTGGGTTAACCCCTGTGTCGTCTACGGTGGTGCCCCTATCGGGAACCAGCTGAGAGAGATGGACCGTGGTTGTGACTTGCTAGTCGCCACCCCTGGTAGACTGAGCGATATGATCGAGCGTGGTAAGATTTCTTTGTCCAACGTAAAGTACTTGGTTCTAGACGAAGCTGATAGAATGTTGGATATGGGTTTCGAAATCCAAATCAGACAAATTGTCGAAGGCTGTGACATGCCCCCATCCTCTGAAAGACAGACTCTGATGTTCTCTGCCACTTTCCCAGCAGACATTCAGCATTTGGCCCGTGATTTCTTGAGACCAGACTATATCTTCTTGTCCGTTGGTAAAGTTGGTTCGACCTCTGAAAACATTACCCAAAGAGTCATGTACGTCGAATCCATGGACAAGAAGTCCGCTCTATTGGACTTGTTGGCCTCCTCTGAACCTGGTCTAACTTTGATCTTTGTTGAAACGAAGAGAATGGCCGACCAGTTGACCGATTTCTTGATCATGCAAAACTTGAGAGCCACTGCTATTCACGGTGACAGAACTCAAAGTGAAAGAGAACGTGCGCTAGCCGCTTTCAAATCCGGTCGTGCCAACATCCTGGTCGCTACTGCTGTCGCTGCCAGAGGTTTGGATATCCCTAACGTTACCCACGTTATCAACTATGATCTACCAGGTGACATTGATGACTACGTCCACAGAATCGGTAGAACTGGTCGTGCCGGTAACACCGGTTTGGCTACcgccttcttcaacagggaCAACGGTAACATTGTCAAGGGCTTGATCGAGGTTTTGTCCGAAGCTAACCAAGATGTCCCACAATTTTTGAACGACGCCTCCAGAGACTCTGGGAGAAGCGGCTCGAACAGAAGCAGAGGTGGCTTCAGCCggaacaacagcaacagagaTTTCAGATCCCAAAGAGGTGGCTCATCTTGGGGCGGCTCCAGAGGTGGCTCTGGATCCTCCTGGGGTGGTTCTGAAAGATCCAGTGGTGGCTGGGGTAACTCCTCCGGTGGTAACAGTTCCGGCTGGTGGTGA
- the HIS3 gene encoding imidazoleglycerol-phosphate dehydratase HIS3 (similar to Saccharomyces cerevisiae HIS3 (YOR202W); ancestral locus Anc_8.612), with translation MSEQKAFVSRITNETKIQILVSMKGGPLALEKSILPGKTIEGDVATQATGSQVIDVHTGIGFLDHMIHALAKHSGWSLIVECIGDLHIDDHHTTEDCGIALGTAFKDALGAVRGMKRFGCGFAPLDEALSRAVVDLSNRPFAVIDLGLKREKIGDLSCEMIPHFLESFAEAARITLHVDCIRGVNDHHRSESAFKALAVAIRDATTSTGSNDVPSTKGVLM, from the coding sequence ATGTCCGAACAGAAAGCATTTGTATCACGTATTACCAACGAGACCAAAATCCAAATACTGGTCTCAATGAAGGGTGGGCCTCTGGCCCTCGAGAAATCGATTCTTCCCGGTAAGACCATCGAGGGAGACGTGGCCACCCAGGCGACGGGCAGTCAAGTGATCGATGTGCACACGGGGATTGGGTTTCTCGACCATATGATCCATGCGCTAGCGAAGCATTCGGGCTGGTCACTGATTGTTGAATGTATCGGTGACTTGCATATCGATGACCACCACACAACAGAGGACTGTGGTATTGCTCTCGGAACGGCGTTCAAGGATGCCTTGGGGGCTGTCCGTGGGATGAAACGGTTTGGATGCGGGTTTGCGCCCCTCGACGAGGCGCTCTCCCGGGCCGTCGTGGATCTCTCGAACAGACCATTCGCCGTGATAGATTTGGGTCTGAAACGCGAGAAGATAGGCGACCTTTCGTGCGAAATGATCCCACACTTCTTGGAGAGTTTTGCCGAGGCGGCACGCATCACGCTCCACGTCGACTGCATCAGAGGGGTGAACGACCACCACCGCAGCGAGAGCGCGTTCAAAGCGCTCGCCGTGGCCATTAGAGACGCCACCACATCCACAGGTTCCAACGATGTCCCCTCGACCAAAGGAGTGTTGATGTGA
- the MRM1 gene encoding Mrm1p (similar to Saccharomyces cerevisiae MRM1 (YOR201C); ancestral locus Anc_8.611) has product MLYLRRAFSTSFRDLQHRATRKSRSSFDKSFDSVAKRKAKAWESSDLDKDTWFKKKYSHVHANRSPTVDRYGKKAAHLDKLAHLKEEGKERRLEHRSKFGKRHAYSGLAVNPLMEYVYGTNCVLAALHNPNRQYYSRLLYSTGHVNPKIEEVIKEREIEIECTKTDKHELNLLTKNGAHNGVVLETKPIEPKDLSYLGVVHPENPTFEVIEDAGLSTVKYVDSGTKQFPLGVYLDEITDPHNLGAIIRSAYYLGADFLVVSQSNCAPLSPVVNKASSGAMEFMLVYSVDNPVEFAAKSQDVGGWTFVAGHLADPAKKGQYDGKNIPMTELSTLPTRSPTILMVGNEGAGVRSALRTKSDFLVQIPTARPDSPVDSLNVSVATALLLNHLLPAE; this is encoded by the coding sequence ATGCTTTACCTACGTCGGGCATTTAGCACATCTTTCAGAGACTTACAGCATAGAGCAACCCGCAAGAGCCGGTCATCATTCGATAAAAGCTTCGACAGTGTAGCGAAGAGGAAAGCCAAGGCATGGGAATCATCCGATCTGGATAAAGATACTTGGTTTAAAAAGAAATACTCGCATGTCCACGCCAATAGGTCTCCGACGGTAGACAGGTATGGGAAAAAGGCTGCACATTTGGATAAATTGGCGCATCTCAAAGAAGAGGGGAAGGAAAGACGCCTTGAACACCGGAGCAAATTCGGTAAAAGGCACGCATACAGTGGACTCGCGGTGAATCCGCTAATGGAGTACGTATATGGCACAAACTGTGTTCTTGCCGCGTTACATAACCCGAACAGACAGTACTATTCCAGACTACTGTATTCCACTGGTCACGTCAACCCTAAAATCGAGGAGGTAATTAAGGAAAGAGAGATAGAAATAGAGTGTACCAAGACAGATAAGCACGAACTCAACCTTTTAACGAAAAATGGTGCGCACAATGGTGTTGTACTAGAAACGAAACCCATCGAACCAAAAGACCTTTCGTACCTTGGGGTGGTGCACCCGGAGAATCCCACTTTCGAAGTAATAGAAGACGCAGGATTGTCAACAGTCAAATACGTAGATAGCGGGACGAAGCAATTCCCGTTGGGGGTGTACTTGGACGAGATCACGGACCCGCACAACTTGGGTGCGATCATCCGCAGTGCATACTACCTTGGAGCCGATTTCCTCGTCGTGTCCCAAAGTAACTGCGCCCCCTTGTCCCCCGTGGTGAACAAAGCCAGCAGTGGGGCCATGGAGTTTATGCTGGTATACTCCGTAGATAATCCTGTCGAATTCGCCGCCAAGTCGCAAGACGTGGGCGGATGGACGTTCGTGGCAGGCCACTTGGCCGATCCCGCTAAGAAGGGGCAATACGACGGAAAGAATATCCCAATGACGGAATTGAGCACACTACCCACAAGAAGTCCAACCATTCTCATGGTCGGAAATGAGGGGGCCGGGGTGCGATCCGCTCTCAGAACGAAGAGCGACTTCCTCGTGCAGATCCCCACGGCAAGACCCGACTCTCCAGTAGATTCACTGAACGTTAGTGTGGCAACCGCTCTACTTCTGAACCACCTACTCCCCGCAGAATGA
- the GEP3 gene encoding Gep3p (similar to Saccharomyces cerevisiae YOR205C; ancestral locus Anc_8.616): MWIGKLFFRRLTVCGTVSRQARRYINCHSCGIELQNVNPKSIGYYKRHEELKGGKSTKGDNDSIEYVKYLLFSQDIQNMKESAVADNPFPSPENKPVEKPPTCKRCYEAIHQNKYTLEDFKDTSLDVIKKDIPKGSNIMHLISLPEFPMHINKKLLEDRDYNVSLIYTKADQIVANRHILTKYVIPFLSSFLKNQMSLPLRSYPTTAVSAVKMWNMNSMYDILRAKNYLVGSTNVGKSTIINCLIKNYMGQKLILTNRGELKPFDVKLDPKSNMKSYMKAQEAGVSYIPNMTRTIQPYQIVEKVVFDLPGYTDDARQGKPIHLENIIRKDWLQRIRKTELFKSSKIKKKTYVSFRGTETKACYTLGGIFHLVAPANTINQIINYIPGQCFTFKNIDRAIEVFNQCNDPGTGGDHPLNKYCGVTGNVCNKESYVRHILPPFQGSVEVVIKNVGFFSLRTTGKYQFRGLYELWVPKGMEVCIREPLEKIVMLTAENESTTKFDPCPKSRPIVSSSYPMPFAVSDTLNEMRNMFISRTSNDISRQRHINDNHLEIVSHLHEEPPNLYWYYQW; the protein is encoded by the coding sequence ATGTGGATTGGTAAACTGTTTTTCAGGCGACTTACAGTGTGTGGTACTGTCTCTCGCCAGGCTCGCAGGTATATCAACTGCCATTCGTGTGGGATCGAGCTACAGAATGTGAACCCTAAAAGTATCGGATACTATAAAAGGCACGAGGAGTTGAAAGGCGGCAAGAGTACCAAGGGTGACAATGATAGTATAGAATATGTTAAATATCTTCTGTTCAGCCAAGATATCCAGAACATGAAAGAATCCGCGGTTGCGGACAATCCTTTCCCTTCTCCAGAAAATAAACCTGTCGAGAAGCCGCCAACTTGTAAAAGATGCTACGAAGCCATCCACCAAAACAAATACACCTTAGAAGACTTCAAGGACACCAGTCTAGATGTAATTAAAAAAGACATACCTAAGGGATCAAACATTATGCATTTAATATCTCTGCCAGAATTCCCGATGCACATTAATAAAAAATTGCTGGAAGATAGAGACTACAATGTTTCGTTAATATACACCAAAGCTGATCAGATTGTAGCCAATAGACACATACTGACAAAATATGTGATACCTTTTTTATCGAGCTTCCTCAAAAATCAGATGTCACTGCCACTTCGCTCATACCCAACAACCGCAGTATCTGCCGTGAAAATGTGGAACATGAATTCCATGTATGATATATTAAGGGCCAAAAACTATCTTGTTGGTAGTACCAATGTTGGGAAATCCACAATTATAAACTGCCTAATAAAGAACTATATGGGTCAAAAATTAATATTGACGAACAGGGGAGAACTAAAACCATTCGATGTCAAGCTTGATCCCAAATCAAATATGAAGAGCTATATGAAAGCACAAGAGGCTGGAGTTTCATACATTCCCAATATGACGCGAACTATACAACCTTATCAAATTGTCGAAAAAGTTgtttttgatcttcccGGCTACACTGACGATGCGAGGCAGGGGAAACCGATACATCTGGAGAACATCATACGAAAAGATTGGCTGCAGCGTATTAGGAAGACGGAATTGTTCAAGAGTTccaaaattaaaaaaaagacctATGTCTCTTTTCGAGGAACCGAAACAAAGGCATGTTATACCCTAGGCGGAATTTTTCACCTTGTTGCCCCGGCAAACACAATCAATCAAATCATTAACTATATACCTGGACAATGCTTTACGTTCAAGAATATTGATCGTGCTATTGAAGTTTTCAATCAATGCAATGATCCGGGAACAGGAGGAGACCACCCCTTGAATAAGTACTGTGGAGTAACTGGCAATGTTTGCAACAAGGAATCGTATGTGAGGCATATTCTTCCGCCATTTCAAGGAAGTGTTGAGGTTGTGATCAAAAATGTTgggttcttctcgttgCGGACTACGGGAAAGTATCAGTTCCGCGGTCTTTATGAACTTTGGGTACCGAAGGGCATGGAAGTATGCATCAGAGAGCCCCTTGAAAAGATTGTGATGTTGACAGCTGAGAATGAATCTACTACGAAGTTTGATCCGTGTCCCAAAAGTCGTCCTATTGTTAGCTCCAGTTACCCGATGCCATTTGCAGTTTCCGACACGTTAAACGAAATGAGAAATATGTTCATTTCCCGTACCAGTAACGACATTAGCCGACAAAGGCACATAAACGATAATCACTTGGAAATAGTAAGCCATTTACACGAGGAGCCACCAAATTTGTATTGGTATTACCAATGGTAA
- the BFR1 gene encoding Bfr1p (similar to Saccharomyces cerevisiae BFR1 (YOR198C); ancestral locus Anc_8.609), translating to MSTATKSGKPANGINFIKRPDVTVRDRKLDTLNVQLKKVDQEVALLRKQIDQLQLDDKSSKERKSLQDANKEIIKTQADFKNRRNAIHDDVKQLDAAIKRRATEINDKLGKKHKYTTTGEAKSRIAEIEDLIGSGNLSIVEEKMMVKEMQSLNKLLKDLAAIEPIKKFIDADKAKIAQLKEELSTLNPREISTKFEDNQKKLNNLQSASQSVYDKRQTLFNKRSALYKKRDEIYVQIRQIRSDFDNEFKAFRSKMEKERLRREQDQLLSKLVEEKEAAIGKLEEKLNHAKVPAFTYEISAIENALVVLDPSYEKPKKNVLNEVTDSDMNTAAANERKVDAGDLVLVEKKRSYRQPLTSPRRXKKSTKDQSSTTNGIFGKIDGKFSLEPTLIATLAELDVTVPIAHDDVAKTIEELKSKHEELISKQDEQTEKNVSVVEEQLENLKSKYEEKEEQIKKELEEKRLKEQQAAVENGDEA from the coding sequence ATGTCTACTGCAACCAAGAGTGGGAAGCCTGCCAACGGCATTAACTTCATCAAGCGTCCCGATGTTACCGTGAGGGACAGAAAGctggacactttgaacgttcagttgaagaaagtggatCAGGAAGTGGCGCTGTTGAGAAAGCAGATCGACCAGCTTCAATTGGATGACAAGAGCTCGAAGGAGCGGAAGTCGCTGCAGGATGCTAACAAGGAGATCATCAAGACCCAAGCtgacttcaagaacagaagaaacGCTATTCACGACGACGTCAAGCAGCTAGATGCCGCTATCAAGAGAAGAGCCACCGAGATCAATGACAAACTGGGCAAGAAGCACAAGTACACCACGACAGGGGAGGCCAAATCCAGAATTGCCGAAATCGAGGACTTGATCGGCTCCGGTAACTTGTCCATCGTGGAGGAAAAGATGATGGTCAAAGAAATGcagtctttgaacaagttacTCAAGGACTTGGCTGCGATCGAGCCgatcaagaagttcatcGATGCGGACAAGGCCAAGATCGCCCAGTTAAAGGAGGAGttgtccactttgaacCCGAGAGAAATCTCAACCAAGTTTGAGGACAACCAAAAGAAGCTGAACAACTTGCAAAGTGCCTCGCAGTCTGTCTATGACAAGAGACAAACCCTCTTCAACAAGAGATCCGCTCTTTACAAGAAGCGTGACGAAATTTACGTGCAAATCAGACAGATTAGAAGTGACTTCGACAATGAGTTCAAGGCTTTCAGAAGCAAGATGGAAAAGGAACGTCTAAGACGCGAACAAGACCAACTTCTGTCCAAGTtggtggaggagaaggaagCAGCCATCGGGAAACTTgaggagaagttgaaccACGCCAAGGTGCCAGCATTTACCTACGAAATTAGTGCTATTGAAAACGCCTTGGTTGTGCTGGACCCAAGCTACGAAAAGCCTAAAAAGAACGTTCTTAACGAGGTGACTGACTCTGATATGAACACAGCTGCTGCAAATGAGAGAAAGGTCGACGCAGGTGACTTGGTCCTtgttgagaagaagaggtCATACAGACAGCCCCTTACAAGTCCAAGAAGACNCAAAAAAAGTACCAAGGATCAGTCATCCACCACAAACGGTATCTTTGGTAAGATTGACGGTAAATTCTCCTTGGAACCTACTTTGATCGCCACCCTTGCTGAACTGGATGTCACTGTCCCAATTGCTCACGATGACGTTGCCAAAACCAtcgaggaattgaagagTAAGCACGAGGAGCTTATCTCCAAGCAGGATGaacaaacagaaaagaacgTCAGCGTGGTTGAAGAGCAAttggaaaacttgaagagCAAGTacgaagaaaaggaagagcAAATTAAGAAGGAGTTGGAGGAAAAGAGGTTGAAGGAGCAACaagctgctgttgaaaacGGAGATGAGGCTTAA